The Mercurialis annua linkage group LG8, ddMerAnnu1.2, whole genome shotgun sequence genome window below encodes:
- the LOC130014916 gene encoding uncharacterized protein LOC130014916, translating into MLQQDEKEDKADPTLAEMFIATRKRKAGRSYKESREDTTSKISKLQELLNSENDSFSTVIGERPPGRAFLYGRGVTRTNLKNGVGCSSSIIIPEELGQSITDKIRKELKDQFDKEMAGYKALFESVMSQVNHIVVEPSENSDSESAQF; encoded by the exons ATGTTGCAGCAAGATGAAAAGGAGGATAAGGCTGATCCGACTTTGGCGGAAATGTTCATTGCCACGCGCAAGAGAAAAGCGGGCCGTTCATACAAGGAATCAAGGGAAGATACAACTAGCAAAATT TCCAAATTGCAGGAGCTCCTAAACAGTGAAAATGATTCTTTTTCCACTGTTATAGGTGAGAGGCCTCCCGGTCGTGCATTTCTGTATGGAAGAGGGGTTACAAGAACCAATTTGAAGAACGGAGTAGGATGCAGTTCTTCAATAATTATACCCGAAGAGCTTGGGCAATCTATCACGGACAAGATAAGGAAAGAACTGAAAGATCAATTTGACAAGGAGATGGCTGGGTATAAGGCGTTATTTGAAAGTGTTATGTCTCAAGTGAATCATATAGTAGTTGAACCAAGTGAAAATTCGGATTCTGAAAGCGCTCAATTTTGA